A window of the Cellvibrio sp. pealriver genome harbors these coding sequences:
- a CDS encoding RidA family protein, whose translation MTDIKRYGVEGGKGTGGQHLPFARAAGADGWLFVSGQVPMVNGEIIDGGIVAQSHQTIKNVLAILAEAGYGPEHVVRCGVWLDDPRDFMSFNRVFMEYFGANPPARACVVSSMVVDCKVEVDCVAYKKP comes from the coding sequence ATGACAGATATAAAACGTTATGGCGTTGAAGGTGGAAAAGGAACTGGCGGGCAGCATTTGCCATTCGCGCGTGCAGCAGGCGCAGATGGATGGTTATTTGTGTCAGGGCAAGTGCCCATGGTCAACGGTGAAATTATCGATGGCGGCATCGTTGCCCAATCACACCAAACCATTAAAAACGTATTGGCTATTTTAGCCGAAGCAGGTTACGGCCCTGAGCATGTGGTGCGTTGCGGTGTGTGGCTGGATGACCCGCGTGACTTTATGTCATTCAACCGCGTATTCATGGAATATTTCGGTGCTAATCCACCTGCGCGTGCTTGTGTTGTATCGAGCATGGTAGTGGATTGTAAAGTTGAAGTAGATTGCGTGGCCTATAAAAAACCATAA
- a CDS encoding beta-N-acetylhexosaminidase, with protein sequence MKKYLLFIVTALFPLMATANSGKLALMPYPQSVVEQQGQLVMNEQLLFAVDGKVTKDLHVTLDLFADRVKAQTGKTIHWKKTSEKKSRVLIRIKNAAPLSNSVAQWDESYQLTVNAGRIELSAAQLVGAQRGLETLLQLIGTNSQLTIPLVTINDFPRFKWRGLLLDTSRHFFSVDTIKRQIDAMAVAKYNIFHWHLTDDQGWRFESKRYPKLHTLASDGEYYTRAQMRDVVAYARARGIQVLPEIDMPGHASAIAVAYPELMSAPGPYAMEYRWGVHKPTLNPANENVYKFADAIFKEVADIFPFEYIHIGGDEVDPEHWNTNPAIQAFMKAEGLKNHRALQAYFNQRLQSLLEKHQRKMIGWDEIQHPDLPNNIVIHSWRGPDGVSDAVSHGFQSVLSTGYYLDQPQSAAYHYRNDPIPPAPVVIENISANETLTAWRFEMPRKRGKPVTGTFTLTNRNGFIDFTGKSRREVQLKNISDVGARFSVDTWMGPVEFYVSFAGDKLQGRALVGNAPYRVSGEKVATNVAQKQLPVTEPVVHLSAQQESLILGGEAALWAEIVNEQSIDVRLWPRAFVVAERLWSARELQDENSMYARVNSIATLAEKSVGLQHRLQQDLALQKLAGDGDIKPVKIFAELLEPAHYYHRQHEKSAYETYSKQDPLNRLVDALPAENENLRQFNLRLSRWLENPQHNADYSALNAQLQLWKNNLDNLKPVLLLNPQWQSLVEKSNSVVDSSLRLLALRMSGAALSPAEKTQVKDVIWQARTLDQELVIAAAVSLEIILDSFTTF encoded by the coding sequence ATGAAAAAGTATTTGTTGTTCATCGTTACTGCATTGTTTCCGCTAATGGCCACCGCCAATAGCGGGAAGCTTGCGTTGATGCCCTATCCACAATCTGTAGTGGAGCAACAAGGGCAATTGGTAATGAATGAACAATTGCTGTTTGCGGTAGATGGAAAAGTAACGAAGGATCTTCATGTTACCTTGGATCTATTTGCTGACAGGGTAAAAGCACAAACCGGAAAAACAATTCACTGGAAAAAAACCAGTGAGAAAAAATCGCGTGTGCTGATTCGTATAAAAAATGCAGCGCCACTTTCAAATAGTGTGGCGCAGTGGGATGAGTCCTATCAGTTAACAGTTAATGCAGGTCGAATCGAATTATCGGCTGCGCAATTGGTCGGAGCACAGCGCGGTTTGGAAACGCTGTTGCAATTAATTGGTACCAACAGCCAGCTGACGATTCCGTTGGTGACGATTAACGATTTTCCTCGCTTTAAGTGGCGCGGTCTGTTGTTGGACACATCGCGGCACTTTTTTTCGGTGGATACAATCAAGCGTCAGATTGATGCAATGGCAGTAGCCAAATACAACATTTTTCATTGGCATTTAACCGATGACCAAGGCTGGCGTTTTGAATCCAAGCGCTATCCAAAATTACATACATTAGCCTCCGATGGCGAATACTACACCCGCGCACAAATGCGTGATGTTGTAGCCTACGCGCGTGCGCGCGGCATTCAGGTTCTGCCTGAAATAGACATGCCTGGTCACGCGAGTGCGATTGCAGTTGCTTATCCGGAGCTGATGTCTGCGCCCGGGCCTTATGCAATGGAGTATCGCTGGGGTGTGCACAAGCCCACATTAAATCCTGCGAACGAAAATGTATATAAATTCGCAGATGCGATTTTTAAAGAAGTCGCTGATATTTTTCCGTTTGAATATATCCATATCGGCGGTGACGAGGTTGATCCCGAGCATTGGAATACCAATCCGGCGATACAAGCGTTTATGAAAGCAGAGGGCTTAAAAAATCATCGTGCACTGCAAGCCTATTTCAACCAGCGTTTGCAATCACTACTGGAAAAACACCAGCGCAAAATGATTGGCTGGGATGAAATACAGCACCCGGACTTGCCCAACAATATTGTTATCCATTCCTGGCGTGGTCCGGATGGTGTGAGCGATGCAGTAAGCCACGGTTTTCAATCCGTATTGTCAACCGGATATTATTTGGATCAGCCGCAATCGGCTGCTTACCACTATCGCAATGATCCCATTCCCCCTGCGCCTGTAGTGATCGAAAATATATCCGCTAACGAAACACTTACGGCTTGGCGTTTTGAGATGCCGCGCAAACGTGGCAAGCCTGTTACAGGAACTTTCACGCTGACCAATCGTAATGGTTTTATTGATTTTACTGGCAAGTCGCGTCGTGAAGTGCAGTTAAAAAATATCTCGGATGTTGGCGCACGTTTTTCAGTAGATACCTGGATGGGGCCGGTGGAATTTTACGTAAGTTTTGCTGGTGATAAATTACAGGGGCGTGCGTTGGTGGGTAATGCACCTTACCGCGTAAGTGGTGAAAAAGTAGCGACAAATGTTGCACAAAAACAGTTACCCGTAACCGAGCCTGTGGTGCATTTAAGTGCACAACAAGAATCGTTAATTCTAGGTGGTGAAGCTGCGCTTTGGGCTGAAATAGTGAATGAGCAAAGCATTGACGTACGTTTGTGGCCGCGTGCATTTGTTGTCGCAGAAAGGCTCTGGTCGGCGCGGGAATTGCAAGATGAAAATAGTATGTATGCGCGGGTAAATTCAATTGCAACGCTTGCTGAAAAATCAGTGGGATTGCAGCATCGGCTACAGCAAGACCTGGCGTTGCAAAAATTGGCAGGTGACGGTGATATTAAACCCGTAAAAATATTTGCTGAGTTATTGGAGCCCGCACATTACTACCATCGTCAGCACGAAAAATCCGCTTACGAGACCTATTCCAAACAGGACCCGCTCAATCGCTTGGTTGATGCATTGCCAGCTGAAAATGAGAATTTACGGCAATTCAACCTGAGGCTAAGCCGCTGGTTGGAAAATCCGCAACATAATGCAGATTACTCTGCATTAAACGCGCAACTGCAGTTATGGAAAAACAATCTCGACAATTTAAAACCGGTTTTGCTGCTGAATCCCCAGTGGCAATCACTGGTAGAAAAATCGAACAGTGTTGTTGATAGCAGTTTGCGATTACTGGCATTGCGAATGAGCGGAGCGGCGCTTTCTCCGGCAGAGAAAACGCAAGTAAAGGATGTGATTTGGCAGGCGCGAACGCTGGATCAGGAATTGGTAATCGCCGCTGCGGTTTCGTTGGAAATCATTCTGGATTCGTTTACTACTTTTTAA
- a CDS encoding AraC family transcriptional regulator, which yields MVEVALFNINDIPLLFSGFLALVLAFLLFFAQQPGRIKKLYWQLLGLFFFLSALRVFDTLIYWNINLRDTLSLVSANFFFLFGFVFFLQGPLLLWFTRAAIFRDFELKRLDALHLAPAAIYPIYIYHIYHGLDPEQKMQYVHDWAHVIGNPYFEALIWIQRVVLFAYSLYCVYHLYQYKHHLITRHCELNKVDLHWLKLLVIGFCCINGWTFLTLIDTRFLQLADASILGESESFLYLVFMSVLIVYLLKNSHGFSDIQIEHTIAPEPTPEEPQQQLVEKLTHFMEQNKPYLEPHITVERLAIKLNVSPKLLSCTINNKLHMNFFELIGTYRVAEAKKRLADSELRQKPISEIMKSCGFNSKSVFNQAFKKTVGVTPSHYRQQHLH from the coding sequence ATGGTTGAAGTAGCCCTGTTTAATATTAATGACATTCCACTCTTATTCAGTGGATTCCTTGCGTTAGTGTTGGCTTTTTTGTTGTTTTTTGCCCAACAACCGGGGCGCATCAAAAAGCTTTACTGGCAATTGTTGGGCTTGTTCTTTTTCCTAAGTGCACTGCGTGTATTCGATACGTTGATCTATTGGAATATCAACTTGCGCGATACCTTGTCTCTCGTATCCGCGAATTTTTTCTTTCTGTTTGGATTCGTGTTTTTTTTGCAGGGGCCACTGTTGCTATGGTTTACGCGCGCAGCCATTTTTCGCGATTTTGAACTTAAGCGCCTTGATGCGCTTCATCTGGCACCTGCAGCGATTTATCCGATTTATATCTACCACATTTATCATGGTTTGGATCCAGAACAAAAAATGCAGTATGTGCATGATTGGGCCCATGTGATTGGTAACCCCTATTTTGAAGCGCTCATCTGGATTCAAAGAGTGGTGTTATTTGCATATAGCCTGTATTGCGTTTACCACTTGTATCAGTACAAACACCATTTGATTACACGTCATTGTGAGTTGAACAAGGTGGATTTGCATTGGCTGAAACTGTTGGTTATCGGATTTTGCTGTATTAATGGGTGGACATTCTTGACCTTAATAGATACCCGGTTTTTGCAATTGGCGGATGCCAGCATACTGGGCGAATCAGAGAGTTTTCTGTATTTGGTATTCATGAGTGTATTGATTGTTTATCTATTAAAGAATTCGCATGGTTTTTCGGATATTCAAATCGAGCACACGATTGCACCGGAGCCCACACCGGAGGAGCCCCAGCAGCAATTGGTAGAGAAGTTGACGCATTTTATGGAGCAAAACAAACCTTATCTGGAGCCGCACATAACGGTTGAGCGCTTGGCGATCAAACTCAATGTGTCTCCTAAACTCTTGTCTTGCACCATTAATAATAAGTTGCATATGAATTTTTTTGAGTTGATTGGCACCTATCGCGTCGCAGAGGCGAAAAAACGTTTGGCTGACTCAGAGCTGCGTCAAAAGCCGATCAGTGAAATTATGAAAAGTTGTGGTTTTAACAGTAAATCGGTTTTCAATCAGGCGTTTAAGAAAACCGTCGGTGTTACCCCAAGTCACTATCGCCAACAGCATTTGCATTAA
- a CDS encoding glycosyl hydrolase family 18 protein, translating to MKMINNIRERLMQRLSVVSACVLLSMMSINLWAGSASAETKVIGYIASFTDMKAAIDKTDLSKLTHINLSFTNPNAQGNLVENGVMTCMPGMQGGNVTAADVRYVIDKAQAAGVKVLASVAGGVIPACSGNWETLLQPANRQQLVDNLIAFMEEFGLDGIDVDIEGVLLTNIDNAGNYTPFIQALSAQLVARNKLLTCATASYVGGMIPVSSIPYFDFVNIMSYDAIGPSWGAAGTQHSTYAMAVDHVNVWKNRGLTKEQLVLGVPFYGYGFGTYKSDYTYASILNEFGADAANKDLIGNACAGCNYITYNGAATIQAKTKLGLEHGSGIMIWELSQDAAGANSLLKVIDDEIKKSASTSSSNNSSAASEVASSVALSSTAASVAPESSTAASSVKSNAGQSSGGGGGSMGLFFLVLLALLVIARQSGAVGQIKAFGKARRNA from the coding sequence ATGAAGATGATTAACAATATCCGTGAGCGATTGATGCAGCGCCTGTCTGTGGTGAGCGCTTGTGTGCTGCTGAGCATGATGTCTATCAACCTGTGGGCAGGTAGCGCATCGGCTGAAACAAAAGTCATCGGATACATCGCCAGTTTTACCGACATGAAAGCGGCGATTGATAAAACCGATTTAAGCAAATTAACCCATATCAATTTGTCGTTCACCAACCCGAATGCGCAAGGGAATCTGGTGGAAAATGGCGTGATGACCTGTATGCCCGGCATGCAAGGCGGCAATGTAACCGCAGCAGACGTGCGTTATGTGATTGATAAAGCGCAAGCGGCAGGCGTGAAAGTGTTGGCATCAGTTGCTGGTGGAGTTATACCAGCCTGTTCGGGTAATTGGGAGACATTATTGCAGCCTGCCAATCGCCAACAATTGGTCGATAACCTGATCGCTTTTATGGAAGAGTTTGGTCTTGATGGTATTGATGTTGATATCGAAGGCGTGCTGCTCACCAATATTGATAATGCGGGTAATTACACTCCTTTTATCCAAGCGCTCTCTGCGCAATTAGTCGCCCGCAATAAATTGCTTACCTGTGCTACGGCAAGTTATGTCGGTGGCATGATTCCGGTTTCGTCCATTCCCTATTTTGATTTCGTCAACATCATGTCTTATGACGCGATTGGCCCAAGTTGGGGCGCAGCCGGTACGCAGCATTCGACGTATGCGATGGCGGTTGACCACGTTAATGTATGGAAAAATCGCGGCCTCACCAAAGAGCAATTAGTGCTGGGCGTGCCGTTTTATGGCTATGGATTTGGCACGTATAAATCCGACTATACCTACGCCAGTATTCTCAACGAATTTGGTGCCGATGCTGCAAATAAAGATTTAATCGGCAACGCCTGCGCAGGTTGCAATTACATCACCTACAACGGTGCAGCAACTATTCAGGCAAAAACCAAGCTCGGTTTGGAACATGGCTCAGGCATTATGATTTGGGAGTTGTCACAAGATGCGGCAGGCGCGAATAGTTTGCTAAAAGTGATTGACGACGAAATTAAAAAATCAGCCAGTACTTCCAGCAGCAATAATTCATCCGCAGCCAGTGAAGTTGCCTCGTCTGTTGCGCTCTCTTCAACAGCGGCATCTGTTGCGCCTGAATCGTCAACAGCGGCTTCTTCCGTGAAGTCCAACGCAGGTCAATCATCCGGTGGTGGCGGTGGTTCAATGGGTTTGTTTTTTCTTGTGCTGTTAGCGCTGCTTGTCATCGCAAGACAATCTGGTGCTGTCGGGCAAATCAAAGCTTTTGGAAAAGCGAGGCGCAACGCATAG
- a CDS encoding tryptophan halogenase family protein, with product MKPESLQNIVIVGGGTAGWMTAAALAKFLQPQQYRITLVESDVIGTVGVGEATVPHIRYFNEVLGIDENEFMKKTNATYKLGIEFSNWGKVGDAYIHPFGIYGQSHNDISFHHYWLKANQGGDTTSISDYSVGVAAAYAEKFAYPDADTRSLFSKYSYAFHIDASLYARFLREYSCARGVMRCEGKITAVMQHPDTGFIQSVQLDSGEIIAGDLFIDCSGFRGLLINETLGTAFEDWSHWLPCDRAIAVPSAKTSEPLPYTKATARTAGWQWRIPLQNRTGNGQVYCSYYISDDEVAANLLASLDGEPLANLNYLRFKTGRRITSWNKNCIAIGLSSGFLEPLESTSIYLIQIAIMKLIEFFPYADMDAANTDEFNRELAMEYERIRDFLILHYHATERDDSAFWNYCRTMQIPESLKYKMDLFREQGHVERYKRGMFLEPSWVAVYLGQGIAANRYHPLVDTMDMSQLQQYLRSVRDTIAAGVRTMASHSDSIQRDCRDDHTEKSWPPAAMSLYGVFS from the coding sequence ATGAAACCTGAAAGCCTGCAAAACATTGTTATCGTTGGGGGCGGTACTGCCGGTTGGATGACCGCAGCCGCGCTCGCGAAATTTTTGCAGCCACAGCAATACCGCATCACGCTCGTGGAATCGGATGTGATTGGAACTGTCGGCGTGGGCGAGGCGACGGTTCCACACATTCGTTATTTCAACGAAGTTTTGGGTATTGATGAAAATGAGTTTATGAAAAAAACCAATGCCACCTACAAATTAGGTATTGAGTTTTCAAACTGGGGAAAAGTCGGCGATGCCTATATTCATCCGTTCGGAATTTATGGCCAAAGCCACAATGACATCAGTTTTCATCACTATTGGCTGAAAGCAAACCAGGGGGGCGATACCACTAGTATCAGCGATTATTCCGTTGGCGTTGCGGCGGCATATGCAGAAAAATTTGCTTATCCCGATGCAGATACTCGCTCACTTTTTTCCAAATACAGTTATGCCTTCCATATCGATGCCTCTTTGTATGCACGTTTTTTGCGTGAATACAGTTGTGCTCGCGGGGTAATGCGTTGCGAGGGGAAAATCACCGCGGTGATGCAACATCCCGATACCGGTTTTATCCAATCAGTACAGCTTGACTCCGGTGAAATAATTGCAGGGGATTTATTTATTGATTGCTCGGGTTTCCGCGGCCTGCTGATTAATGAAACATTAGGCACTGCATTTGAAGATTGGAGTCATTGGTTGCCGTGCGACCGCGCTATTGCGGTGCCGTCGGCAAAAACCAGTGAGCCTTTACCTTATACCAAAGCGACTGCGCGGACAGCAGGTTGGCAGTGGCGTATTCCCTTGCAAAACCGCACCGGCAATGGACAAGTATATTGCAGCTACTACATCAGCGATGATGAGGTTGCTGCGAATTTGCTTGCCAGTCTTGATGGTGAGCCGTTAGCTAATTTGAATTACCTGCGTTTTAAAACGGGCCGCCGCATCACATCCTGGAATAAAAACTGTATCGCCATTGGTCTTTCAAGCGGTTTTCTTGAACCACTGGAATCGACCAGTATTTATCTGATCCAAATTGCGATCATGAAGCTGATCGAATTTTTCCCCTATGCGGATATGGATGCTGCAAACACGGATGAATTTAACCGTGAGCTGGCGATGGAATATGAACGCATCCGCGATTTTTTAATCCTGCATTACCACGCGACCGAGCGTGATGATTCCGCTTTCTGGAATTATTGCCGGACGATGCAAATTCCTGAAAGCTTGAAATATAAAATGGATTTGTTCCGCGAGCAGGGGCACGTAGAGCGCTACAAGCGCGGTATGTTTTTGGAACCTAGCTGGGTTGCTGTTTATCTGGGGCAGGGCATTGCTGCCAACAGGTATCATCCATTGGTGGACACAATGGATATGAGCCAATTGCAACAATATTTGCGTAGCGTGCGTGACACAATTGCAGCGGGAGTGCGCACCATGGCCTCTCACAGCGACAGTATTCAACGCGATTGCCGCGATGATCATACTGAAAAAAGTTGGCCGCCTGCGGCAATGAGTTTGTATGGGGTGTTCTCATGA
- a CDS encoding tryptophan 7-halogenase, with product MIENSQHTGIFLSENDNVGCAKNNAVAIKRIAIVGGGITGWTVAAGLANGLRGLNIEIALIDHPAQTEIDLHTEATTPACVAFHRALGISELDLVMKTGASFLLATEFNAWSSAQQHYFMPFVDHGFMLNRIEFSQYAINHHLAGKPFNYDDYSLASVAAKAGRFCHPSAQSSSLFSTLDYGLALNTNAYTDYLSALAVPMGVAHIQAQTDGAVLDENGNINAIRLCGADSTVNRNINPMWIDEAGSLAADLFIDCSGVAATLIETALHVKWLPLENVPPVSNASPLTHVLSSLRPLDAAAAIPVVRELQPAAAGWVQTCTTQTHIEKNYFYHADFATHEQTLAALGADLSAVKIHPLRTGRRATFWQNNCIAIGQAACNPDQLAAGKLHLAQSAVLRLLSLFPAQVDAVFNRAEYNRLTHLELDHIEDFHALHYQLASVPGADYWQTIARAQLSDRLLHKLELFKARGLIAHYENETFSAGIWTSLLLGNGFWPQRCDPLVRSMDQAWINQNLEKMKTMMQSAVGHISMHREYLQKAQEKRRVQTKS from the coding sequence ATGATAGAAAACTCCCAACACACCGGTATTTTTTTGTCTGAAAATGACAACGTTGGCTGCGCAAAAAACAATGCCGTTGCGATAAAACGCATTGCCATTGTAGGTGGTGGCATAACGGGCTGGACGGTTGCTGCCGGGTTGGCAAACGGCTTGCGCGGATTGAATATTGAAATAGCGCTTATTGATCACCCTGCGCAGACTGAAATCGATTTGCATACCGAAGCCACGACGCCGGCCTGTGTTGCGTTTCATCGTGCGCTGGGTATTTCCGAATTGGATTTGGTAATGAAAACCGGAGCCAGTTTTTTATTGGCGACCGAATTTAATGCCTGGTCTTCTGCGCAACAGCACTACTTTATGCCGTTTGTCGATCACGGTTTTATGCTCAACCGGATTGAATTCTCCCAATATGCAATCAACCACCACCTTGCTGGTAAGCCATTCAATTACGATGATTACTCACTCGCTTCTGTTGCCGCCAAAGCGGGGCGCTTTTGCCATCCTTCTGCGCAGTCATCATCACTTTTTTCTACGTTGGATTATGGTTTGGCGCTGAACACCAATGCCTATACAGACTATTTATCTGCGCTTGCGGTACCTATGGGTGTGGCACACATACAGGCACAGACTGACGGTGCTGTGTTGGATGAAAACGGGAATATCAACGCTATTCGTTTATGCGGTGCCGATTCCACAGTAAACCGCAATATAAATCCCATGTGGATAGATGAGGCAGGATCACTTGCGGCCGATTTATTTATCGATTGCTCTGGTGTTGCTGCCACGCTCATTGAAACAGCACTGCACGTAAAATGGTTGCCACTGGAAAATGTTCCCCCTGTGTCCAACGCATCTCCGCTGACGCATGTGTTAAGTAGTCTGCGACCATTGGATGCTGCTGCCGCTATCCCTGTGGTACGCGAATTACAACCCGCTGCAGCAGGCTGGGTTCAAACCTGCACAACGCAGACGCATATCGAAAAAAATTATTTTTACCATGCCGATTTTGCAACCCATGAACAAACCTTAGCTGCTCTGGGGGCTGATTTATCTGCAGTAAAAATTCATCCATTACGCACCGGGCGGCGCGCAACCTTTTGGCAGAACAACTGCATTGCGATAGGGCAGGCGGCCTGTAACCCCGATCAATTAGCGGCGGGAAAATTACATCTTGCACAAAGCGCGGTGCTGCGTTTGCTCAGCCTTTTTCCAGCGCAGGTGGATGCAGTGTTTAATCGCGCTGAATACAACCGCCTCACTCATCTTGAGTTGGATCACATAGAAGATTTCCATGCGCTGCATTACCAATTGGCATCAGTGCCGGGTGCAGATTATTGGCAGACCATCGCACGCGCGCAACTGTCCGACAGGCTGTTGCACAAATTGGAATTGTTTAAAGCGCGTGGGCTAATCGCCCACTACGAGAATGAAACATTCTCTGCCGGAATATGGACATCGTTATTGTTAGGCAATGGATTTTGGCCGCAACGTTGCGATCCGCTGGTTCGCTCAATGGATCAAGCCTGGATTAACCAGAATTTGGAAAAAATGAAGACGATGATGCAATCGGCGGTTGGTCATATTTCAATGCATCGGGAATATTTACAAAAAGCACAGGAAAAGAGAAGAGTTCAAACAAAATCATAG